The Xanthomonas sp. DAR 80977 nucleotide sequence CCCTAGCGCTCGGCGCCTGCAAGCGCGAAGAAGCGCCGGCTGCCGATGCGCCCGCCGCGGCAACGACGCCGGCCGCCACCCCGGCACCGGCGGCCGAGCCGGCACCTGCCGCCGCCGCGGACACCCAGGCCGCCGCCAACGCCGCGCTGAGCCCGACCCAGGGCAACCAGGTCGCCGGCGAGGTCAAGTTCAATACGGTCGATGGCGTCGTGCACGTCACCGGCACCATCACCGGGCTCAAGCCCAACAGCGAGCACGGCTTCCATATCCACGAATTCGGCGACTGCAGCGCGCCGGACGGCAGCAGCGCCGGCGGCCATTTCAACCCGGCCAAGTCCGAGCACGGCCAGGTCAGCGCCGATCCGCACCACGGCGGCGACATGCCGAACCTGAAGGCCGACACCGAGGGCAAGGCCACGATCGACGCGGCGGTGTCCAACAACGTCAACATCGGCAAGGGCGACGGCTTCGACATCCTCAACCACGCGGTGATCGTCCATGCCGACCCGGACGACTACAAGACCCAGCCCACCGGCAACGCCGGCGGCCGCCTGGCCTGCGGCGTGATCAAGGGCAACGCGAGCGCGGCGGCCCCTTCCGCGCAGTAAGCGGCAGGTCGTCGCACGCCTGTGCAAGCGCGACGCCGGTGGCTTCGGGCCATCGGCGGCGACGGGGTCTGACGTCGGCAAATCCGCCGGCTTCGGAGCCGCCGGTCGGGATTGAAACCGCTTCTACGGCCCCTGTGCAGGGCGCCAGAAGGAAATGCGTCCGCTTGTGTAGGAGCGGCTTCAGCCGCGACGAGCGGAGTCGGGACGTTGGCCGGCTTCGGCAGCAGTCGGGACTGAAGTCCCTCCCACAGTGCACCCAGCCAGCGCGACGAACTCCCGTGTGGAAGCGACTTCAGTCGCGACGAGCGAAGCCGGGAAGTCGGCCGGCTTCGGTGCCCATCTGTGTCGATGGTTCGAGGCGGCATCTGCAGGGGAGGCTGCCTGCTTCGGCACAGGTCGGGTCGAAACCCCATCTACAGAACGCTCAGCGCCGAGCCGCAACGCCTGTGGGAGCGACTTCGGTCGCGACGCACGACGCGATAGACGGTGGCGTTGGACAGCATCGGCGCCGACGCGCTAATCGCAGGACCACGCGGCTAGAGCGCCGCAAGTTCGCTTGCGCGCCTCAGTCACCCGTGCCGCCCTGCGATCAAACGCGATTCACGCCGCCAGCAACGCCTGCCTCGCGTCCTGCCCGGCCTCGCAATGCACGTACAGCACCGGCATGCCGTGCGCTTCCAGCACCGCGGCCAGTTGCCGCTGCCGCGCCAGGTATTGTTCGTAGACCCGCTGCAGGCGCTCGCAATCCTGCCGGTCGTGGGCGTAGTGCGCGCACCAGCTGGCCGGGTCGAACAGGGCCATGCGCACCTCGCCGCCGCGGTAGCGCAGCAGCGGCTCGGGCGGGCTGGCCAGCCACTCTTCCTGCTCCGGCGCCAGCAGCGCGGTCTCGATCAGCGGCCACAGCGGCGCCAGGCCCTGGTTGTCGTACTGCATCGACATCATCGCGGCCAGGTCGTTCGCGGTCAGGTAGCGCGCGTGTTCGATCTGCGCGCCGAACGCCTGCTGCGCCAGCAGCGCGGTGTCCGGCTGCGCCATGCCCTGCGCCAGCAGCACCTCTTCCAGCGCCTCGGCGACCGGCTGCAGCGTGTCGGCCGGCCCGCTGAGCAGGAACGGCACCACCCGCAGCGCGCCGCCGAGCAGCGCGGCATCGGCCTGGAACGGCAGCGGCACGGCGCCATCGGCATCGGCGCCGAACGCCAGCAGGCGCGGGCCGGCGTCGCGGCCGGGCGCGCGCGCGCGCAGCTCGTCCAGGCGCCGGTGCATCGGCCAGCCGGGGCGCAGCACCTCGGCCGGGTCGAAATGCGCCCCGGCCAGGCTCAGCTCCAGCTCGCGCACCGCCGGCACCAGTTGCGCCAGGTCGCGGCCGACCTTCTCGGCCAGTTCCCCGGCCAGGGCATGCGGCAGCGCCGCGTGGGCCGGGGCGAGCCCGGCGGACAGTTCCAGGGCGATCACGCCGTGGGCATTCATGCTGGCAATGGCTTGGCTCATGGCTTGGCGGTTGGCCCGTCGCGGGCGCAAAGCTACACTCGCTTCATTATGCCTGCGCTAACGTGCAGGCCATGTCCCCGACCCCCTCGCGCGAGGTAACCCCATGCCAGTAGCCCGTCCCGTCGCCATTCTCGGCGGCGTCCGTATTCCGTTTTGCCGCCAGAACACGGCGTATGCGGATGTCGGGAACCTCGGCATGTCGGTGCGCACGCTGGGCGCGCTGGTCGAGCGCTACGGCCTGCACGGCCAGCAGCTGGGCGAGGTGGCGATGGGGGCGGTGATCAAGCACTCCAGCGACTGGAACCTGGGCCGCGAGGCGGCGCTGTCGTCGGGGCTGTCGCCGCTGACCCCGGGCATCACCCTGCAGCGCGCCTGCGGCACCAGCCTGGACAGCGTCATTACCGTGGCCAACAAGATCGCGCTGGGGCAGATCGAGTCGGGCATCGGCGGCGGCTCGGACACCACCTCCGAGGTGCCGATCGTGTACGGCAAGAAGCTGCGCGCGCGGCTGCTGGCCGCCAACCGCGCCAAGAGCACCGGCGACAAGATCCGCGCGCTGACCCGCAGCTTCAAGTTCGCCGAACTCAAGCCGGAGTTCCCGGGCGTGGCCGAGCCGCGCACCGGCAAGAGCATGGGCGACCACTGCGAGGACATGGCCAAGCAGTGGAACATCTCGCGCGACTCGCAGGACGCCTGGGCGGTGTCCTCGCACCACAAACTGGCCGCCGCCTACGAACGCGGCTTCTTCGCCGACCTGATCGCGCCGTTCCGCGGCGTGGAGCGCGACAACATCCTGCGCGCCGACACCTCGCTGGAGAAGCTCGCCACGCTGAAGCCGGCGTTCGACAAGATCAGCGGCCGCGGCACCCTGACCGCGGCCAATTCCACCCCGCTGACCGACGGCGCCGCGGCGGTGCTGCTGGCCTCTGAGGAATGGGCGCAGGCGCACGGCCACGTGCCGCTGGCCTACCTGCGCGATGCGCAGGTCGCGGCGGTGGACTTCGTGCACGGCGAAGGCCTGCTGATGGCGCCGACCATCGCCGTGCCGGACATGCTCAAGCGCCACGGCCTGCGCCTGCAGGACTTCGACATCTACGAGATCCACGAAGCCTTCGCCGCGCAGGTGCTGTGCACGCTGCGCGCCTGGGAGAGCGAGGACTACTGCCGCACCCGGCTGGGCCTGGACGCGCCGCTGGGGCAGATCGATCCGGCCAAGATCAACCCGCTGGGGTCCTCGCTGGCCACCGGCCACCCGTTCGCGGCGACCGGCGCGCGCATCGTCGCCACCGTGGCCAAGCAGCTGGTGGAACGCGGCGGCGGCCGCGCGCTGATCTCGATCTGCACCGCCGGCGGCATGGGCGTGGTGGCGATCGTCGAGCGCTGAACGCAGACCCGGGATACGGGCGCGCGTCTCCCGCGCGCCCGGCCGTGCCGGCGCGCCGCGGCGCGATCCGATTCGCCGTCCTCGCCATCGGCGCTTATCGCCGCGCATCCGCCGCGTTACCATGCGCGCCGATTCGCCTGCGCCACGCAGGCGGCACGCGGTGCGCAGGGGGCGCATGCCATGAGCCAGCAGGACAGTTTCAATCCGTACCAGGCGCCCGACGCCGTCATCCAGCCCGCGACGCTGCCGCCGCCGCTGCCCGGCGAGGCGCTGTGGCGCGACGGCAAGGATCTGCTGTGCCTGCGCGATACGCCGTTCCCGGCGCATTGCGTGAAGTGCGGCGTGGCGCTGCGCAACGACGAACTGAAGAAGCGCACGTTCTACTGGCATGCGCCGGGATGGTACGTGCTGATCCTGGTCAGCATCGTGATCTACGCGATTGCGGCGTTGATCGCGCGCAAGCGCAGCAGCCACGTGCTCGGGATGTGCGCGGAGCACCGGCACCGGCGCAACCGTTTCGTGCTGCTCACCGCCGGCGCATTCCTCGCCGGTCCGCTGCTGGGATTCGGCGTCGGCGGCGACCTTGGGCTGTGGCTGGGAGTGATCGTGTTCCTGGGCATGCTGATCGCCGGCATGATCGGCGCGCGCATCCTGGTGCCGCGGCGCATGGACGAGCGCTATGCGCGCTACAGGGGCGTGGCGCCTGCGTTCCTGGCGCGCCTGCCGACGCTGCCGCCCGCGTTGCGGCGCTGAGGTCGGTGCGGCCGGCCAGGCGCCGGCCTTGCGATCATCGAACCGGGAAGCCGGCGCCGGCCGCAGCCGACGCCTGTC carries:
- a CDS encoding superoxide dismutase family protein — translated: MRTLPTVLFLATTLALGACKREEAPAADAPAAATTPAATPAPAAEPAPAAAADTQAAANAALSPTQGNQVAGEVKFNTVDGVVHVTGTITGLKPNSEHGFHIHEFGDCSAPDGSSAGGHFNPAKSEHGQVSADPHHGGDMPNLKADTEGKATIDAAVSNNVNIGKGDGFDILNHAVIVHADPDDYKTQPTGNAGGRLACGVIKGNASAAAPSAQ
- a CDS encoding acetyl-CoA C-acetyltransferase; this translates as MPVARPVAILGGVRIPFCRQNTAYADVGNLGMSVRTLGALVERYGLHGQQLGEVAMGAVIKHSSDWNLGREAALSSGLSPLTPGITLQRACGTSLDSVITVANKIALGQIESGIGGGSDTTSEVPIVYGKKLRARLLAANRAKSTGDKIRALTRSFKFAELKPEFPGVAEPRTGKSMGDHCEDMAKQWNISRDSQDAWAVSSHHKLAAAYERGFFADLIAPFRGVERDNILRADTSLEKLATLKPAFDKISGRGTLTAANSTPLTDGAAAVLLASEEWAQAHGHVPLAYLRDAQVAAVDFVHGEGLLMAPTIAVPDMLKRHGLRLQDFDIYEIHEAFAAQVLCTLRAWESEDYCRTRLGLDAPLGQIDPAKINPLGSSLATGHPFAATGARIVATVAKQLVERGGGRALISICTAGGMGVVAIVER